CTTTTCGTAATGGGTCATGTTTCGCTGTTCTAGTTTGATCTGAGACGCAACGTAGTAGGAATACATGTTGGTCAATCCGGTGGCAAAGGATATATAGAGCAGAAAAAACAACAGAAGAAATTTCCAAACGTCTTTAAGCATTCTGTACAGCGAAAGCTGCAAGGGACCTAGGACGGAGTCCACCTGCCAACAGAGAGAAAAGATACCCACGTTGTAATAAGAGTCTGGCATGTTATGAATGGGATCAGTTCTCAGTATCGTATCGACTTAACAGCCGGCagtattgaaaaaaagcttCTTGAGAAAATACCATGTAGCACATCTGCCATAAGTcaacaaaaattattatcatttaatAGGAATAGCAGTAGTCGATACTTGATCGCTGAATATGTTGACATTTATGATCAAAATCCCGAAGACAAAACCATTCTTTGTTATCGAGCAATTTTTTATTTAGAAATTTAAATCACACGCAACAACATCAAGCCTTCTTAAAACTCAAAGTACAATCGAAACATATAAGTCACGGAAAACCATTCTGTGTGACACAAAAATGGTTTTAGCTAAAGCGAGACGACATGGAACAGCCTTCCGTGCCGATGAAAGGCATGTAGAGTCCCGCTGGTTGTTGCACTCAAACAAGTACTGTAGGGCACAACATTCACTCACATTTACAACTCTAAATATAGtttattatttaatatcttATAAACGGCAATAAAGATGATCTTTCCATCTATTGCcatcgccatcatcatcattatgcAACAGAAAGTGAAGAAGGAGAACAccaaagagaatttttttttttgtattttaaccctttcaccgcaaaaaatgcaaattgacacttataaattttactctgtcgaacgccaaacgattttactcgtcaatgggggagccctcggcagtgaaagggttaatgatatttattgatttccagTTTTACTACACACTACTCTCACTTACTACCCTACTACACTCGCTTACACATACACACCTCTTCATTATCTTTTCTGCATTGTAAACAGCCATGATGGCTGCCACGTTTTTAGGCTTCCGcaatttttttagtttcttACTTCTGTTTACGTATTTTTCGTGCTATTTTGTAACGGATTTCCACTCTAATGTTCTTTGCGTATTGGACAATCAGCTTACACAGACGAATCGATGTTTTTCTTGCTCCAACGGACGCTCACGTCTTATTCCTCATCGACCTATTACTACTTGGAACAAACATGGCTGTACGTGTTTGCTGTTACCTTCGAGAGATTTAACCATCTGCATGGATATCGAGAGAAATCCTGGACCACCCAATTCCACGCTGAATGCCCATCTTTCCGCTGTGAGTCTAGGCTTTATGCCTGCTCGACACGCCTCTTCCACAACCTCAATTGGACTGGTAAACGTGTTCGCTTGCAAGGTTTACACCCGGGAAGAGCTATTTTCTATTCGCGCTCAGAACCATAGATTGTCTAACAATTTTCTCTACTACCGCCTGAAATCACTGGGGATTTTTAAATATCGTGGCAGACGCTCTGGTTTTTCTTCAAAGCTTTGTTTACGGACAAATAACCAAGCTATCCCTACTATTTATTCACGACGATGTTGGGAAGATGCGAGTGCTTCAAAATTATATTCAACAAACATTGGCCAGGAAGCCTAGTCTTAATCTGATCACTATTAAAAGTCAAACTACGGTTTCTAAAACATCTACTGCAAAACCAGCGGCATCTCCGCAGTTTGTTCCTTCGCTTCTCCTTTCGAATGTCATGTCCTTGGCTCCAAAGATCGACGAAGTGAACAGTGTTGTTATTAATGCAAATGTCGATGTAGTTTGCATAACTGAAACCTGGCTTCAAAGTCATATTCCCGACTCTGTAGTGGCAATAAATGGTTTCAACCTCATTAGAAGGGACAGGAAAGAAGCAATACACGGCGGGGTGTGTATGTATATAAAAGCGTCGATCCCTTATACTATTCTGGGGGATCTCGAGGACGAAAATGGTTCTTTTGAGGTTTTGTGGATTAAATTGCGCCCGACTCGTCTCCCAAGGGGCATCTCAAGCATTATTGCTGGAGTTGTTTACCATCCACCACAAGCAATAAATTCTATGATGTTGGACTATTTGACTAAATGTTTAATGGACTTGGAGtctaaatacccaaattgcggtCTTTTGGTACTCGGCGACTTCAACCATCTGAACGACGCAAGGCTCAAATCAAACTTCAACCTGAAGCAGATTGTACATTTCCCTACTCGCGGGCAAAACACTCTCGATAAAATTCTTACCAACCTTCAGGATTACTACGACACTCCGGTTGAACGTCCCGCTTTTGGTCTTTCAGATCATAGCTCAGTTGAAGTACAGCCAAAGCAAAGGGCTAAGACATCGCAATCAATACATACTGTTATTTCAAGGGACCTACGACCAAGTAACCGTCTTGCAATGCGAACGTATCTCAATGAAGTCGATGTCACTGCGGTGATCAGAGCTATGACAACTTGCGAAGGATACAAAAGATCATCAAAACTGGCCTTGATTTCGTTTTGCCGATGAAGCCTAAAATTGTTCTTCGAACGGAACCACCTTGGATAAATTCCACTCTTAAGAACCTGATTCGAAAGCGACAAAAGGCCCTAGGCCGAGGAGACCGAGCGGAGTTTAACCACCTGAGAAACCTTGTTAACCGAGAACGCAAAAGATGCCGCGCGAAGTACTACGAATGTAAAGTGCAATACCTAAAGGGGTGTTCCCCAGCTAAGTGGTGGGGCGAAATCAAGAGACTCAGTGGAATGGAAGGGCCCTCTGGGTCACGTGATAATATTTTAAAGTCCGTTCATCACTTAGAAGGTGCTCGTGGTCTATCAGCAGATGATCTTGCAAACCACATTAACACAACTTTCTTAGCCCCAATGGAGGTCTTTGTACCCCTTACCCACAATCCATTTAGAGGGGACGCCTTTGTGTCTTCGAGCAGACCTATGAATGATGATTTTCCACCGCTATCAGAGTTTTCTATCTTTAGAAAGTTATGCTCTATTAATCCAGCCAAGGCACAAGGACCGGACGGTATTCCCGGATGGCTTCTAAAGGAGAATGCTGATCTTTTGGCGCCATCCATCACGGATATCATGAATTCTTCCTTTCGCGAAGGCCGGTTGCCTTTATCTTGGAAAGAGGCAGATATTGTCCCGGTCCCCAAACAAAGACCTATCCAAGACGTCAACAAGCACCTTCGCCCTATCTCCCTCACGCCTATTCTTTCAAAGTTTGCAGAAGATTATGTTGTTCATGACTTTGTGATGCCCGCCGTGCTTAAAAAAATCGACAAAAGGCAATATGGGACAATACCTAAATCATGCACTACGCACGCCCTTGTCAGCATGATCCATAACTGGCACATCAGCTCTGATGGGAACTCGGCCGCGATTAGAGCGGTTTTATTTGATTTCCGTAAGGCGTTCGATCTTATTGACCATAATATCTTAGTGCGTAAACTTTCAGATTACGATATTCCGAATCCCATATTATGCTGGATTGTTGACTTTTTATCGGATAGGAGACAGAGAGTTAAACTTGCCCAGGACTGCTTCTCCGAATGGCGTTACATTCCGGCCGGTGTTCCACAGGGGACAAAGCTTGGGCCGTGGTTATTCTTAATAATGATTAATGATTTGAAAGCAGGAGAGGCAGAGATGTGGAAATATGTGGATGATACCACAATCTCTGAGGTAATAACTAAAGGGCAAAAGAGCTGTATTCAGCAAATGGTAGACGATCTTGCTATTCAAGCAAGGAACGACGGTTTTCAGTTAAacgaaagaaaatgcaaagagcTTAGGATTAGCTTTGCAAAAAACGAACCAGAGTTTGACCCTATTTGGGTGAACCGTCAGACCCTAGAGACTGTGAACAGTGTGAAATTATTAGGACTCAATATAAGCAGTGATTTAAAATGGAATGTCCATGTGTCAGAACTAGTTAGGAAAGTTTCAACAAGATTATATTTTCTTAGACAGCTTAAGAAATCGCATGTAGCCACAAGAGAGCTTCTTCTATTTTACATTACATGCATTCGCTCTATTCTGGAGTACGGCAGCCCAGTTTTTCATCGCGCTCTACCAAGTTATCTAAGCGAAGACCTAGAAAGACTTCAAAAACGCGCTATGAAGATTATTTACCCCGAACTATCGTATGCTAAGGCTCTAGAGCTGTCTGGACTTCCAACACTGTATGATAGAAGAGAGTCAATTGCAGCAAAGTTGTTCGATGAAATATGTGCAAATCAATCTCACAGTCTTCACAAACTACTTCCAAGTAGATACCAACCAAGCTACTatctgagagaaaaaagaacatttattcgtccgaaatgtaaaactgaaagatgcaagaatagttttcttttaagttttgttCATAGTAGCTGAGAACTAGATATAAATTTGTTTCTTATTGTATATAGGAATTTGACGCATGCTTTTAATGTGTGATTCTTTAACAATTTTTATGTAGTATAAGTCCTATAATTAGTTTGTAGTTAAAcgcagttgtaaattttgtaTTTGTAAGCCTTACCGCAATTCAGCTTTTGGCTGCAAGTTTTTAAGgtgaataaactatctatctatctatctatctatctctccCATATACGTATTGAACTGTATTGTCGAGGAGACGTTTGAGATAGTAGACAACCCCATGAGTGAATTCCATCGGGTTCACAGGTTTGGGAGAGCGGTATAAGAAGAAACCATTTTGGGGTCTAtcattccaagttttttttcctcaatgacaagacagaatttttttagcTTGTAAatttagtcctgaaaagccagGTGAGGTTTAATGTACTTTAATACCCCTTTCCTTCCCTAATCAGTATACGTTTCTTTGCTGTTACTGGTGAATTTGTACAGTATATGGTGGATGCCGGTAGCATAATTGTCGAAAGTAGccgaatttaaaaaaaagagaaattattaaatatattagttattatttttgaaaaaagtcattttattttGTACGTATAAGAAGATTAATTAAGCCAATCATCATTCGTTACAGAGACTAACACATatcgtgcattttacctttcgacacacccatccgaaaaattggtttttgccctgagcgggactcgaacccacgtctccctgattactacATTCAGGCTAATGGTAACTTAACACATAATGAAGTTATTGCGGTGTAAGAAATATTGTATTTTCTCAATACTATGTGAGAGGTATCTTGTACTCATACTTCATGTTGTCAAATCTTTATGTTGTTAGTTTTGAATTATTGTTGTAAAAAGAAAGCGTTATCACATACCATCGTTATTAAACGACAAAAGACAAACACCTTTTATTTGATTACCAACCTGAAAGATATGCGATAAATGAAAGAATGCCACGATGATGCCGCTTGAGAAGAAGACATCTCCAATGATGAATGGAGTTTTCTGTGGTTTCCAGTGTTTGCTATAGTAGGCGAAGAAAATAACCCATATAGaataagaagagaaaaagaggaGGATGATCATCGTGTTCACAACattccaccattttgaaaaataaatgaaacatcCTTCTCTCCAGTACGCCAGGAATTCTTGCACAAGAAGGCCAACCACAAATCCAAGGATAACCATTTCTGGAAGACAATCAAGTATGAACTCATTCAAcgctttgaaaaaaagaaaaataaaaaataaaaaaataataataataatagtaataattataataataataataataataataataataataataatcacgataacacatttgaatttcttggagcagaaaggtcacacaacattgagaaagtgatcgaGGAACGAAGAACTTCGTAAGGCCGAACACGTTCGTTCACTATggctacgtcataacacgtcatatccaagatggcgctctccaagtcacgaaagaggcgaCTTCAAAAGGACTCTTGCCACATTTTCACAGCGAACTgaacaaaacggcaattattttcgaattcctggggaaacgttttagtaatttagagaaactttttctagattgtactttccctttaagtcCATAGAAGACACCTACAAACTCtctaaaatcaaaatggcaAACTACATCAACAACTGTAAAGACAAGAGAGTACAAGAAGTAAGAGCCCATGAAATGGAAAAGATCAGCAAAAACAGAGAATCCCAATTTAAGGATGCAAACAGGTACGCAGCAGAATACAACTTAACATGCGAAGTCAATAACACGAACACAATCCTCAAAGACATCGATGGGAAAACCATTCAAATATACTCACAAAGCTCACACGCCATAAAAGACCTTCTACGACAGGCACTGCAAAAGAAATACATAGAGAACATGAAAGAACAGGCATGGCTAGGTGCACTAACGACCAAACAACTCGAAGACCCTGATATGCTGTGATATGGCACCGAACGCAAACCAAGTCttcagaaaaatggaaaaacataCCGGACATCGTGTATAGTGACAACAAAGGCATCAGACAGCAACTCTCACCAACAAGAACTTATCAACAGACAAAACTACAAACACAAGTCCCAAATACGAAATGTAGAATGTGCGACTCTCAAACAGAAACAACATCCCATATATTAAGTGGATGCAGCAAGATTGCCCAAAGCCTTTACAAAGCTAGACACGATAGAATGCTGCGGCCAATCTACCACCACCTACTACAGAAATACAACTTCCAAGAGGGTGACAACAAAAAACATTGGTACATGCAATAAACACCAACAGCTATCGTGGAAAACGAAAACGTCAAGATTCTATTAGACAACCCCTTTCAACTGGAGAGTGCCCCGGAAAGTGGTGCCAACAAGATCGATATAGCCGTATTGGACAAGCAAGGCAAGTCGTGGCTGCTAAGGAAAGGCACTGTATGCCAGGTAGGAAGGATCAAGGGAAAAACATCAATGAAGCAAGAAAAGTACATCGATCTACGGAAAGGAATAAAGAACTTATACAAGGATCACAAAGTAACTCAAATCAACGTAGTTTTCGACTTCCTAGGCCGTTACTATATGAAAATGGAAAAAGAACTTCACAACATGACAGGAACAGACAACGAAActgaatatattattattagatgTCAAAAGTGGCTCCTTTCACAAAACAATGCGATAGttaaaaaattatacaggtATATATAACGATTATAACAGTGTTACATGTAACGCAGAAACAACAAAGCATAGGTGTCACCCGCATTGTTGTAAAAGAAAATACATTGAAGGAACAATTAAAgataccataataataataataataataataataataataataataataataataataataataataataataataataataataataatagtaatctgAAGATTGGGACAGAAGCATTGTTATGTGCCACACAGGAACAGGCCATCAGAACACACTATGTAAAGCACTACGTAGATAAGACCAGTGAAAGCCCTCTGTGTAGATTATgtggaaaaaaaatgtgaaagcgTGCAACACTTAGTATGTGGATGTGAGAAATTGGCTCAGAAAGAATATAAGAGACGACATGACAATGTAGCAAAGGAAGTTCATTGGgatttttgtaagaagaatGGGTTGGAGCATACGGAAAAGTGGTATGAGCATATCCCAGAAGGTGTAGTAGAAAGTGAAGAAGTCAAAGTTTTGTGAGATATCAATGTTCAGTGTGACAAtgtgatagaggcaagaagaccagatataattgtaattaacaagaaagagcgaaagggtataatcatcgatattgctgtaccagctgatgtaagagtaggagaaaaagaaagggaaaatgtggaaaaataccaggacttgaagagagagatcggaagattgtggaaactcagaatggtagaagtcgtacctgtagtgataggagcccttggaagtgtcaccaaaggatttgataggtggattgaaaagctagggataccattcaatgttggagtaattCAAAAAACGGCTttgttgggaactgcaaggattttgaggaaagtgttggagatgtgaagaagagacaattctgttagcctttggtcatttgttatgactcgcctatcagaagaaaagacggcaatgacaacagccagaacatgatgttaaataacaataataataataataataataataataataataataataataataataatcacataAAATTACACAAGTATTTTTGTCAGCTAAAAAAAACCATTgacttgtttcattaaaaaaggtagaaaacattttcctccAATGTTACTTATAGTACAACCGTAAAATACCATTACTGTGTTTGTTGCATGAAAACTTCAATCCCTCAGAATCAACATTGATATCGCAAAAACTGAATACGATAATAGGATGTAAGATATTAACTTCAAATATGGAAATCTACCACGAAAaacgctaataataataataataataataataatgaactttatttaagtgtcaagtcttttagCGCTAGGTCACTAATTTGGGACACCGCACATAGAAATCAAATCAgacattggtttttgaggggaggggaatactggagtacccggagagaaacctttcggagcagagtagagaaccaacaaactcagccatatattggtgggaggagagtgctctcaccaacTGTGCCAGTGTTGCCTTTATATGTACTTTGTTGTGTATTATGGATGGGATGGAAAATAGTTGGAGATGCTAGCTATGACAAGATACTCCAAAATCTGAGTGTCAATAAAAATAGGAGATATATCTGACCGATCCACGTTAGTCCTGTGTCTGTTGTTGCAAACTCTTTCTCAAACGATGCTGTGATCAAGAAGCCGAGAAAAACCAAGTAAAACATAGTGTGGTTGACAAACTTGTTATAGGGATGTTCGAACAACCGTTGAAAATCACCGCAGCACCCAACGTCCTTGTCGCAGCAACCGGAAGGACAGAAGTCTTTCCATAATCGAAAAACTATATAGAAAGGGCTACAGAGAACGGTGAGAAAAAAACACAGGAAAGACCATAGGATTTTTGGCACTCGGGTCTTGTTCTGCCAACCTGACCACCCGTAATAAATGAATTCGTTGAGGAGAGTCTGACATTTGCCACTCGccacaaactgaaaaaaaaagacatcatTTTATCAGATGTGCTCTGTGGTTGAGTGATGAAATTCAAAGTTGCACTGAACTGCTGGATTATGTTGCCGTGTAGagaaagttacaattcaaaTTAATTATAAATAGGTTAATCCAAGCCTAgtaagagtttttctctgtccttgtgtggaccccCTTTACATTATTACTAGCCTATTATTACTATcgtatccccccccccccgggttttaaatccgcgacctcgcgataccggtgcgacgctataaccaactgagctataaagccactgacgttgggaactggtcGTTTCTGGGTTCACATGTTCCCGTGATGAGTGATGAGTGAATTAATGAaggaaatgatatatatgaatGCATCATATactgcactgcgggtatgaaatcaaatgaaaccttgttgcctcgcagttatgagcgcagtttactattgcgtcgagaagcctgaaaaattcaggccttCAACACGGGAACATTTGTCACGGGAACATGTGAACCCAGAAACGACCAAATCCCAACGTCATTgggttcatagctcagttggttagagcgtcgcaccggtatcgcgaggtttCTCGGCGCAATAGTAAatttcgttcataactgcaaggcaACATGGTTTCCTTTGATTAACTACGATGTTCACTTTTAGTTAGAATTATATAGCTGCAGTATGCACTCTCTATCACACATTCACCTATTATACCGGATATAATAATACgaactttaaaataaaaaagtcGGATACGAAATAGTATCATTTTTGGTAGGATTCGTTGAATGCCGCGATTTTCACCGATCGCTGTGAAATTTGATGTGTTTACTGTTGAGATATggccccagtttccctgaaaagctcggctttctagctttcatgacgcctacatgaccgccattctaattcaggcaatttgagTCGATGCGAAGCCATGCGAAGGCGAAATTTTCAACCGATCGCGGAGCGCTTTTACTAAAGCTTTCCAGGCAAAAAATAACACTGCAGGCAtcggaaaggataaagaaaaggattttggtTCACttgatggaatttcaagccttgaaatcgctgaaaaggtaaacTCGCCACGTGTTGTTGTCAATACACAGGATTGTGTTTTTCGCTCAAAATATTCTCTTGTTGTTCCTCCAAATCTttcatatttacctttattataTATCCAGCGAATTGTGtaatcctctgggatgaatgttccgtcgaaaaatcggtgaTTTGGGTGATTTTTGGCCAACAGAGGtcaattattcgtaatgcgatcgcttccgttgccgttagcaacgggtcgcaaatttgacacttttatcgcattatcacattatgcattgatcgctaatccgattagcGTCATAATCTAAAACACCAATCTACGAAAAAGCCCATGAGTCAGAGCGGACAACTGCGCTAtattcacagaccgatttattttgaGATTGAAGTTCCCGCGAATTAGACTCTCGCAGGAGCCCGATGTCACAAGAAACGAACTTGACGTCATTGGGTCACCAGACTTTTCGTGggaaaggtagtctaaaaatgccgtgacataggcttatTATGGGAGTTCCCTGCTTCTACGCATGGTCTCTTTCTAATGTAAAATCCCGGGGATTCAGAGTCCCGGATGTAGTGAAATTTTAGTAGCAGAACGAAGAATCCGTTTTCGGTTGGAAGAATCTGTTTCCGGATTCTTCTTCAATGGAGAACACGGCCCTAGTATCCAACTTTAACACACAACACACCTTGCgagagaaaatttcaaacaaGGCAGTCGCTTGTCAAAATCTAGATGAACTTGTCAAGAGGAAATCGGAGTGAACAGGCTTTAGAATATGTGACAAATGCGTCAATCCTATTACGTGCCAGAGATGCCAAACATGTTTTTGCTTTGATGGCTTAGCGGataattttttagtaaaaaaacgggcctttttattttacaaaacttAGTTATCGTTTTGAAGAGAGGAAAATACATAAGGAAAGAGATAAAACCAATAGCGAATCTTCCGGGATCTTGATTATTTTTGACTAGTTAGCAGTGGCGCCAAAGAAGAAGTTTGGCCAAAATCGTTCTGGAATTTTAAGCTCACTAAGATTCCCGAAGTTAGTTTTGAGTAAATTGTTaccttcagtgaacttttgacATAAGAAAGAAATTAGTGCATGTCATCTCGGCTTTTATGTTGTGAAAAGCTAATAGTGTTTACATTTTGCTTCAATTGAAAAAAGTCGGCTGGCATTTAGTCCCTAAATATTACTGTTACTTTTTGCATTCTTAGGGAGGAACTGAACAAATACTCTTCCGTAGCTTTCAAAAACCGCATCCATGCGTGCAAACAACATTTGCATAAAATCCACTTGTGATAAAAGCGGTGTAAAAACCAGCCACTACTATACTATGTATAAACAGTGAATAATGTGTCTATCTGCCTAACAGATTGTCGTTGCCTGGGTTTTCCTGATCTTGAAAAAATAGTAAATATACAAACCTTTTTCCTTTCCAGGTCAGTGGCAATCTTAAGGACGCTTAATCTTTGGTTGAACTTTTCAGGTTTGCCTTGCTTTAGACATCCTTCTCCTTGCGTATCCATTATGCTACGCAGTTGTTTGCTCGTAGTGCTTCCTTCGACAACAGCTTTGGCAAATTCTTCAATTTCATCTGCTCGCTTTTGGTATTCTTTTTTGTGTTGGTGAATATCGTTACTGGCAATCGTTTGAAGAAGATGCGAATCTCGTAAAGCGGCAACAATCAAGTCTTCctcttcattttcttttctctttccgGCTTCATTTCCATTAGGCTCTGTGCAGATCCTGCAGAACCACGCCAAGCTGATGTACAGCGGATTGGAGAGTATTTTGATCCACTCTCTTTCCTCTTCGTTAAAGTCATGGGTTTCCATAGATTGCTCCTCATCTTGGTGGCAACGCAGCCAATTCCAAAACTTTGTTATCATCTTCTTACCACATTCATAAGAACACGGCTGCATGCAATTGCAACAGTTGCCATTTTTGTAGCAAGAACACGAGCAATCATTGCAACATGTGTAAAGAAACGCGTCGATCTCTTCTTTGCAACAATCACGACAACCCTTCCCACAGTGCCAAAGATGACAAGCTGTTCTCTTTCGTTCGCGTTGAGCAATGGCGTTTGCATTATTGCTTAGAGTTTTAAGTGTTTTGGCGTTCTGTTCATTACCATCGACTATTAACTTCAATACTTTgtcagggtcttcgttttcgagagCTTTCAAAAGCAGCTCTCTGTACCACTTTCCTTGACCGTCATTGACTGCCACTCTTCCTTTTTTCGCATCCGAAAGAAAACTTTTAAGGgcgtcttttttttcttcaacatcTTTAGAAACGGCTTCGAGAAAACCGTGAAACGTTAACATGTCGACAACGCTTTAAAAACAAGGGCGCATTTGTCTTTAAATGTGCTAGCGAGTTCAAGTTGTTTTCGTTTCGCAGAATAGACCCTtcgcataaatggcgcccaaatttgaataacaatacttgatacatccttagcctcacattcatgagaaaaatcctttgtcttgaaacataaactcgaggctaaggatgtatcaagtattgttattcaaatttgggcgccatttatgcaaagggtctattgttTACGATAGGCGAGTTCTTGGAAGGTCAAATTTAAATGCTTAATAACCACGGCTACCACATTTCTGTCCTCTCCTTTGCAGCCAGAATATATTTAAGGAATGGTTTTCGATTCAGTTTAAATCATCAAATGAAAACTGATGCAGTTAAGAGTTTTCAGCTGAGCGAGCGTGTACTACACACTTACAATACTTAGACTTCCGCGTCAAAggtagcctgattctcagacggtccaggtcgctcgtgtcacgcaTTTTTCTCCCTTTTCCGTCTGATGGACTTCATTCAAGGTCATGTTCCTGACGTCATGGTTCTACTGTTTTTCTACACGCAAATAAAAATGCTTGTAAGAAATAAACACACGCATTTATTTTCGCGCGGGTTTTTCTCTGTTCAGCGAAGTCCTATCTCGTCTACtaaaaaaaacagtgatattaCTGATGTGATAACTTATACTCCAAAAAAAGCGGTTTCATATGAAACCAATTTGGTTAATTGTTTGATTTTTGCTGAATCGTTGGAAAAGACTGACAGAATCGCTGTGTTTGGGCGTTCACAGTGGGATTTAAGAGGAGAACAATTCTAGGATTTTAGGAGGAGAGTTGCAGGTCGCAATACGTTTGTATAAAGAAATGTTTTCCAAGGTTGAAAAAGGTTGAAAAAATTGTCCTCTGCTCTTAAGACTCTTCAAGACGAGCTTAGAACCGAAGCTTCAGAGACGGCCGCAGTGCGCATCAAGCGGGGAAGAGTGCATCGAGCGAGGACGTGTCTGGGACGACGCCTTCGTTAGAAGCTCCGAGTACTACCTCTACCAATGTAAAATCGATAAAGAAAACGTTATTTCATCCAGCTGAAATCGAAAATcctacaagctttctttcagcaAGTTcatttgttggatatgaagcaATCGGGCATTCTGTTCCGTTGGTGTTGCGTGCATTTCCTAACTGTGTTTTGAGCAAGTCTAACAATCAAGGAGGCAAGAAAACTCAACCTATA
The sequence above is a segment of the Montipora foliosa isolate CH-2021 chromosome 2, ASM3666993v2, whole genome shotgun sequence genome. Coding sequences within it:
- the LOC137991880 gene encoding short transient receptor potential channel 5-like — translated: MLTFHGFLEAVSKDVEEKKDALKSFLSDAKKGRVAVNDGQGKWYRELLLKALENEDPDKVLKLIVDGNEQNAKTLKTLSNNANAIAQRERKRTACHLWHCGKGCRDCCKEEIDAFLYTCCNDCSCSCYKNGNCCNCMQPCSYECGKKMITKFWNWLRCHQDEEQSMETHDFNEEEREWIKILSNPLYISLAWFCRICTEPNGNEAGKRKENEEEDLIVAALRDSHLLQTIASNDIHQHKKEYQKRADEIEEFAKAVVEGSTTSKQLRSIMDTQGEGCLKQGKPEKFNQRLSVLKIATDLERKKFVASGKCQTLLNEFIYYGWSGWQNKTRVPKILWSFLCFFLTVLCSPFYIVFRLWKDFCPSGCCDKDVGCCGDFQRLFEHPYNKFVNHTMFYLVFLGFLITASFEKEFATTDTGLTWIEMVILGFVVGLLVQEFLAYWREGCFIYFSKWWNVVNTMIILLFFSSYSIWVIFFAYYSKHWKPQKTPFIIGDVFFSSGIIVAFFHLSHIFQVDSVLGPLQLSLYRMLKDVWKFLLLFFLLYISFATGLTNMYSYYVASQIKLEQRNMTHYEKWHPYADHVNTGIDLFWLLLGVFDEEKLSVEDPAFKAFSFFGHIFLIVYVVCMVIVALNMLIAMMTKSYEDIQASLFTLLGASSTDTMEQDKEQDEEQGDKLLKTDGDEEQENKYSETEEAMQSLRYAYLLSSKDPYSETTLRDRCLDALLLTVLEEEEEEEEGGGVAKLSDEGTSTGDGMLLAEMGETTEIGAGVAAVGDPPASE